The following are encoded in a window of bacterium genomic DNA:
- a CDS encoding transcriptional regulator gives MDRRLLAEIRHYLGKTQSEMAHLLGTSLKAVQSFEQGWRKIPAHAERQALFFLSRKNGKKQKPCWEIQNCPQERMAICPAWEFQSGDLCWFINGTMCQGKARRTWEEKMELCRSCRVFASIFPESFQFAPIAQQAQGPCP, from the coding sequence ATGGACAGGCGGCTGTTGGCGGAGATCAGACATTACCTGGGAAAAACGCAATCTGAAATGGCTCACCTTCTGGGCACCTCATTGAAGGCAGTGCAGAGCTTTGAGCAGGGATGGAGGAAGATCCCTGCCCATGCGGAGCGGCAGGCCCTGTTTTTCCTCTCCAGAAAAAATGGGAAAAAACAAAAGCCCTGCTGGGAGATCCAAAACTGCCCTCAGGAGCGAATGGCCATCTGCCCTGCGTGGGAGTTCCAATCAGGGGATCTCTGCTGGTTCATCAATGGCACCATGTGCCAGGGTAAGGCCAGGAGAACCTGGGAAGAAAAGATGGAGCTATGCAGATCCTGCAGGGTTTTTGCCTCCATATTTCCAGAAAGCTTCCAGTTCGCTCCAATAGCGCAGCAAGCCCAGGGCCCATGTCCTTGA
- a CDS encoding 2-hydroxy-3-oxopropionate reductase, whose translation MEKIGFVGLGIMGKPMARNLMKAGYELVVHNRSRASVDELAREGAIPANSSQEVAELSDVVITMLPDSPDVEQVVMGPKGILEGVRPGMLFVDMSTVAPSTSVSVHRAMQAKGVEALDAPVSGGEIGAREATLSIMVGGAEQAFERALPILKSMGKNIVLVGGPGAGQVAKACNQVIVGLTIQAVAEALTLARKCGVDPARVREALLGGFAQSRILEVHGKRMIEKTFQPGFRIRLHRKDLAIALQTGKEQGVSLLATAQAAELMDSLLAQGKGELDHSCLALLVEQMAGLSSPE comes from the coding sequence ATGGAGAAGATCGGGTTTGTAGGACTGGGGATAATGGGCAAGCCCATGGCTCGCAACCTGATGAAGGCAGGCTACGAGCTGGTGGTGCACAACAGAAGCAGGGCCTCTGTGGATGAGCTGGCTCGAGAAGGAGCCATCCCTGCCAACTCTTCCCAAGAGGTGGCTGAGCTCTCAGATGTGGTCATCACCATGCTTCCAGACTCCCCGGATGTAGAGCAGGTGGTCATGGGTCCGAAGGGAATTCTGGAGGGGGTTAGGCCAGGCATGCTTTTTGTGGACATGTCCACCGTGGCACCTTCCACCTCGGTCTCTGTACATCGGGCCATGCAAGCAAAAGGGGTTGAAGCGCTGGATGCGCCTGTCTCAGGAGGTGAAATAGGCGCCAGAGAGGCCACGCTCTCCATCATGGTTGGGGGGGCAGAACAGGCCTTCGAAAGGGCTCTGCCCATATTGAAGAGCATGGGAAAAAACATAGTGCTGGTAGGGGGGCCTGGAGCAGGCCAGGTGGCCAAGGCCTGCAATCAAGTGATAGTAGGTCTTACCATTCAGGCAGTGGCCGAAGCCCTGACCCTGGCGCGGAAATGCGGGGTGGATCCGGCCAGGGTGAGGGAGGCACTGCTGGGAGGATTTGCCCAGAGCCGGATCCTGGAGGTGCACGGAAAGCGCATGATCGAGAAAACCTTCCAGCCTGGATTCAGGATAAGGCTTCACAGAAAGGACCTGGCCATAGCCCTCCAGACAGGTAAGGAGCAGGGGGTTTCTCTTCTGGCCACTGCTCAGGCAGCAGAGCTCATGGACTCCTTACTGGCCCAGGGCAAAGGGGAACTGGATCATTCCTGTCTGGCCCTCTTGGTGGAGCAGATGGCGGGCCTGAGTTCGCCTGAGTGA
- a CDS encoding cytochrome b/b6 domain-containing protein, with amino-acid sequence MTTEIKKVNESPLQDMKEGPEAQEAGCQEEMGVLEPSYPWPRRRPQFVRFTRTQRLLHLAVMGSFLGLALTGLPIKFSDSEIVLALAQYVPTRALGLIHRICAVITFAYFLGHLCYLAWRILTGRSQGMFWGPDSMVPQPKDLRDLRDQIRWFLFKGPKPSFGRWTYWEKFDYWAVFWGVTMIGSSGLLLWFPSFFARWLPGWVFNLATIIHSEEALLAMGFIFTIHFFNTHMRPNKFPLDLVIFTGRMTEHYFREEHPQEYERVMVSKEVPAKVAPEVTPDMLFVYKIVAWTGFLLGTGAIVLIAAAWISR; translated from the coding sequence TTGACAACGGAAATCAAGAAGGTGAATGAGAGCCCCCTCCAAGACATGAAGGAAGGGCCCGAAGCACAGGAGGCGGGCTGTCAGGAGGAAATGGGCGTCCTGGAGCCCTCTTATCCCTGGCCCAGGAGAAGGCCCCAGTTCGTGCGTTTCACCCGCACCCAGAGGCTCCTTCACCTGGCGGTGATGGGTAGCTTCCTGGGCCTGGCCCTGACGGGTCTGCCCATCAAATTCAGCGACAGCGAGATAGTCCTGGCCCTGGCACAATATGTGCCAACCCGAGCCCTGGGGCTGATCCACAGGATCTGCGCTGTGATCACCTTTGCTTATTTTCTGGGGCACCTCTGCTATCTGGCCTGGAGGATTCTAACGGGTCGAAGCCAAGGAATGTTTTGGGGGCCTGACTCCATGGTACCCCAACCCAAGGATCTCAGGGATCTGAGAGACCAGATAAGGTGGTTTCTTTTCAAAGGTCCCAAACCAAGTTTCGGCAGGTGGACCTACTGGGAGAAGTTTGACTATTGGGCCGTGTTCTGGGGGGTGACCATGATAGGAAGCTCGGGGCTTCTGCTTTGGTTCCCCTCGTTTTTTGCCAGATGGCTTCCTGGATGGGTCTTCAATCTGGCCACCATCATTCACAGCGAGGAAGCGCTCTTGGCCATGGGGTTCATCTTCACCATACATTTCTTCAATACCCACATGAGGCCCAACAAGTTCCCGCTGGATCTGGTGATATTCACAGGCAGAATGACCGAGCATTACTTCCGGGAGGAGCATCCCCAGGAGTATGAACGGGTGATGGTCTCCAAGGAGGTGCCTGCCAAAGTGGCCCCTGAGGTGACCCCAGACATGTTATTTGTTTACAAAATAGTAGCCTGGACAGGCTTTCTCTTGGGAACAGGCGCCATAGTGCTGATCGCTGCTGCCTGGATCTCCAGGTAG
- a CDS encoding multiheme c-type cytochrome, with amino-acid sequence MAGWAFLLAAGFWWLFSAQTWAQSVEANSCVNCHQEATGNQKVDKNYHQWKDSWHAARKVTCDKCHGGKPTEPKAAAAHSGMLEGEGKKTPSYYLKMDERCGQCHGGEYADFSTSSHYKFLQQGRGPSCISCHHPKTGHTFTVKEIVASCVDCHNESLKGYQHVPQVARLLLESLNQAEFTIGCMREFVSIKEDVKQKAWVRSKLVAAEMELSNAKKQWHRFNLQNTEAHVLQAFGLAREAKALCVAK; translated from the coding sequence ATGGCAGGCTGGGCATTTTTGCTGGCGGCCGGATTTTGGTGGCTTTTCAGTGCTCAAACCTGGGCCCAAAGCGTAGAGGCCAACAGTTGTGTGAACTGTCACCAAGAAGCCACAGGTAACCAGAAGGTGGACAAGAATTACCATCAGTGGAAAGACTCCTGGCATGCGGCCAGGAAGGTCACATGCGACAAGTGCCATGGCGGGAAACCCACCGAGCCCAAGGCAGCGGCAGCCCACTCGGGCATGCTGGAGGGAGAGGGCAAAAAAACTCCATCTTATTATCTCAAGATGGACGAGCGATGTGGGCAGTGCCATGGGGGAGAGTATGCGGATTTTTCCACCAGCTCCCACTACAAGTTCCTGCAGCAGGGGCGGGGTCCCAGTTGTATAAGCTGCCATCATCCCAAGACCGGGCACACCTTCACCGTGAAGGAGATCGTGGCCTCGTGCGTGGATTGCCATAACGAGTCCCTCAAGGGCTACCAGCATGTGCCTCAGGTGGCCAGGCTTCTGTTGGAGTCACTCAACCAGGCGGAATTCACCATAGGGTGCATGAGGGAGTTTGTGTCCATCAAGGAGGATGTGAAACAGAAGGCCTGGGTCAGGAGCAAGCTTGTGGCAGCGGAGATGGAGCTTTCCAATGCCAAGAAGCAGTGGCACAGGTTCAACCTTCAAAACACCGAGGCGCATGTTCTGCAGGCCTTCGGTCTGGCCCGTGAGGCCAAGGCTCTTTGCGTTGCCAAGTGA
- a CDS encoding cytochrome c3 family protein, which produces MNKRRAWRVYTVAGLFIMGILGLSMAGQLMAQPKPPADFTYDQGKESPGKVTFSHEKHSAKNPKCTDCHTKIFKMKRGTTPDFTKANMKQGQNCGSCHNGQVAFGVNDQASCVKCHKK; this is translated from the coding sequence ATGAACAAGAGGCGTGCATGGAGAGTTTACACAGTGGCGGGGCTTTTTATCATGGGGATCCTTGGCTTGAGTATGGCAGGTCAGCTCATGGCCCAGCCAAAGCCTCCAGCGGATTTCACCTACGATCAGGGAAAGGAAAGCCCGGGCAAGGTGACCTTCAGTCACGAAAAACACAGCGCCAAAAACCCCAAATGCACAGATTGCCACACCAAGATCTTCAAGATGAAAAGAGGCACAACTCCAGATTTCACAAAGGCCAACATGAAGCAAGGTCAAAATTGTGGCTCCTGTCACAATGGCCAGGTGGCCTTCGGTGTCAATGATCAGGCCTCATGCGTCAAATGCCACAAGAAGTGA
- a CDS encoding NapC/NirT family cytochrome c has protein sequence MTEQEKIAPETRKPSLMANPLSMLGTILAICSFLTVLALMYIDFSRGFANPYMAVVTYQIVPGGIITGLVLILVGVWREHRRRHREVLGAEAPLPYIDLNKPRHRRVFITVVVVSFFFLVFSAIGMYRTYHFTESVEFCGLICHSVMKPEYTLYQRSPHARVACTECHVGPGASWFVKSKISGVYQIYSTAFEKHSRPIPTPVENLRPARETCEQCHWPQKFSGSVERVRTHFLADEKNSPWTIRLLLKVGGGDPSLGPVHGIHWHMSTNQKVEYVALDKARQDIPWVRVTDDRGRVTVYQARGKELDPKQISPERIRLMDCIDCHNRPTHIYAPPVRSVNQSMALGRLDRNLPYIKKNAVEVLTMAAKESRTEMEGLSLIEKKLREDYAQHPDQKKIQDAISEVQRIFRETIFPEMRANWQSYPDNIGHSIWPGCIRCHDGEHMSPDGRVISHECNTCHLIIAQGPGLEPKEVDALGLEFHHPGGDIGKELLCGNCHGGTLVQ, from the coding sequence ATGACGGAGCAAGAAAAAATTGCCCCCGAGACAAGGAAACCTTCCTTGATGGCCAATCCCTTAAGCATGCTTGGCACCATCTTGGCCATCTGCTCTTTTTTGACGGTGCTGGCCCTCATGTACATAGATTTCTCAAGGGGGTTTGCCAATCCTTACATGGCGGTGGTCACTTACCAAATAGTCCCGGGAGGCATCATCACCGGGCTGGTGCTGATCCTGGTAGGGGTCTGGAGGGAGCACAGGAGGAGACATCGAGAGGTTCTGGGTGCCGAGGCTCCGCTACCGTACATTGATCTCAACAAGCCCCGCCACAGAAGGGTCTTTATTACCGTGGTGGTGGTGTCCTTCTTTTTCCTTGTGTTCTCTGCCATAGGCATGTACAGGACCTACCACTTCACCGAGTCCGTGGAGTTTTGCGGACTGATCTGCCACTCGGTGATGAAACCGGAGTACACCCTTTACCAGAGATCCCCCCACGCGAGGGTGGCCTGCACCGAATGTCATGTGGGCCCGGGGGCCAGCTGGTTCGTCAAGTCCAAGATATCCGGGGTGTACCAGATTTACTCCACTGCCTTTGAAAAACACTCCAGGCCTATTCCCACCCCTGTGGAGAACCTGAGACCCGCCAGGGAGACCTGCGAGCAGTGTCACTGGCCCCAGAAGTTCTCGGGCTCTGTGGAAAGGGTCAGAACGCATTTTCTGGCTGATGAGAAAAACAGCCCTTGGACCATCCGACTGTTGCTCAAGGTGGGGGGAGGTGACCCGAGCCTGGGGCCTGTGCACGGCATCCATTGGCACATGAGCACAAATCAGAAGGTGGAATACGTGGCTCTGGACAAGGCTCGCCAGGATATCCCCTGGGTGAGGGTGACCGACGACAGGGGCAGAGTAACCGTGTACCAGGCCAGGGGAAAGGAGCTGGATCCCAAACAGATATCCCCGGAACGGATTAGGCTCATGGACTGTATAGACTGCCACAACAGGCCCACCCACATATACGCGCCTCCGGTGCGCTCGGTGAACCAATCCATGGCCCTGGGCCGGCTGGATCGAAACCTGCCTTATATCAAGAAGAACGCAGTGGAGGTCCTCACCATGGCCGCCAAGGAGAGCCGCACTGAGATGGAGGGTTTGAGCCTGATAGAGAAAAAACTCAGGGAGGATTATGCCCAGCATCCTGACCAGAAAAAGATACAGGATGCCATCTCTGAGGTGCAAAGGATCTTTCGAGAAACCATATTTCCCGAGATGAGGGCCAATTGGCAATCCTATCCGGACAATATCGGCCACTCCATCTGGCCCGGCTGCATCCGCTGCCATGATGGAGAACACATGAGCCCTGACGGCCGGGTCATCTCCCATGAATGCAACACCTGCCATCTCATCATCGCCCAGGGACCGGGCCTGGAACCCAAGGAGGTAGATGCCCTGGGTTTGGAGTTTCACCATCCAGGAGGAGATATCGGCAAAGAGCTTCTTTGCGGGAATTGCCACGGCGGCACCCTGGTTCAATGA
- the carA gene encoding glutamine-hydrolyzing carbamoyl-phosphate synthase small subunit, with amino-acid sequence MERKHAVLALEDGLWFKGYSFGAEGEAYGEVVFNTSMCGYQEILTDPSYKGQIVAMTYPLIGNYGVNPQDVESWKPHVEGFVVREYSPTYSNWRATGSLGDYLKLHGIVAVEGVDTRALTKHIRQAGAMRAVLSTLESDPDVLVEKARCSPGLIGRDLVKEVTCREPFEWEELKTQLELGKDEPSRAGVDRTGPEAPYRVVAVDGGVKYNILRLLASAGCHVRVVPAHTTAREILELEPEGIFLSNGPGDPEGVPYLIETVRELLGKRPIFGICLGHQILGLALGGRTFKLKFGHRGGNQPVKDLRTGKVEITAQNHGFCVDMESLDPREVELTHVNLNDQTLEGLRHRGLPILSVQYHPEAAPGPHDARYLFGDFVAMMEKNRK; translated from the coding sequence ATGGAGAGAAAGCATGCGGTTCTGGCCCTGGAGGACGGCCTTTGGTTCAAAGGGTACTCCTTCGGGGCAGAGGGGGAGGCTTACGGGGAAGTGGTCTTCAACACCTCCATGTGCGGATACCAGGAGATTTTGACAGATCCTTCTTACAAGGGCCAGATCGTGGCCATGACATATCCGCTTATTGGCAACTACGGAGTCAATCCCCAGGATGTGGAGTCTTGGAAGCCCCATGTGGAAGGATTCGTGGTAAGGGAATACTCACCCACTTACAGCAACTGGAGGGCCACGGGTTCCCTGGGAGATTACCTGAAACTCCATGGCATAGTGGCGGTGGAAGGCGTGGACACCAGGGCTCTTACCAAGCATATCAGGCAGGCCGGGGCCATGAGGGCGGTTCTCTCCACACTGGAGTCGGATCCAGATGTTTTGGTGGAAAAGGCCCGTTGTTCCCCAGGCCTCATAGGTAGGGACCTGGTCAAGGAGGTGACCTGCAGGGAGCCCTTTGAGTGGGAGGAATTGAAAACGCAACTGGAACTGGGAAAGGATGAACCCTCCCGAGCGGGCGTGGATCGCACGGGACCAGAAGCTCCATACAGGGTGGTGGCTGTGGACGGTGGGGTCAAGTATAACATTCTTCGGCTTCTGGCCTCGGCAGGCTGCCACGTGCGGGTCGTTCCGGCCCACACCACGGCCCGCGAAATCCTGGAGCTGGAGCCCGAGGGCATATTTCTCTCGAATGGACCTGGCGACCCCGAAGGGGTCCCCTACCTGATAGAGACCGTCAGAGAACTCTTGGGCAAGAGGCCCATTTTCGGGATCTGTCTGGGTCATCAGATATTGGGCCTGGCCTTGGGTGGCCGCACCTTCAAGCTGAAATTCGGTCACAGGGGAGGCAATCAGCCTGTAAAGGATTTGCGAACGGGTAAGGTGGAGATAACGGCTCAAAATCACGGGTTTTGCGTGGACATGGAAAGCCTGGATCCCCGGGAGGTGGAGCTCACACACGTGAACCTCAATGACCAGACTCTGGAGGGTTTGCGCCACAGAGGGCTGCCCATTCTATCCGTGCAGTACCACCCGGAGGCAGCCCCAGGACCCCATGACGCCAGGTATTTGTTTGGGGATTTTGTGGCCATGATGGAAAAGAATCGAAAATAG
- the carB gene encoding carbamoyl-phosphate synthase large subunit, whose protein sequence is MPRREDIHKILIIGSGPIVIGQACEFDYSGSQACKALREEGYQVVLINSNPATIMTDPEMAERTYIEPIVPEAVERIIERERPDALLPTLGGQTGLNVAVQVAESGVLERFGVEMIGAKLEAIKKAENRQLFREAMARIGLDLPRSGLAHCLEEARAVAQELGFPVIIRPAFTLGGIGGGVAYNLEELEEKAARGLEASMIRQILLEESVIGWKEFELEVMRDLKDNVVIICSIENLDPMGIHTGDSITVAPAQTLTDWEYQRMRDAAIACIREIGVETGGSNIQFAINPMDGRMVIIEMNPRVSRSSALASKATGFPIAKIAAKLAVGYTLDEIANDITRETPASFEPTIDYCVVKIPRFTFEKFPGSDPTLTTSMKSVGETMAIGRTFKEALQKGLRSLEIGRYGLGNDGKDWQVWTPENITEVSRQETPVQLKLLQRRPDPKAMTPEERWARIREKLRIPNPMRIFFVRLALLEGMEVEEIHRLTSIDPWFLHHIKQLVDMEREILAARPQAVGRKEGEAVDLETLKDSVGKDLLWMAKSYGFSDVQLAHMWGTEEETVRQLRLSLGVVPAFKLVDTCAAEFEAYTPYYYSTYEPVDESRPSNRPKVMILGGGPNRIGQGIEFDYCCCHASFALREMGYESIMVNSNPETVSTDYDTSDRLYFEPLTREDVLAIVEREKPLGLIVQFGGQTPLNLAVSLQKAGVRLLGTSSDSIDRAEDRERFQELLRKLGLVQPENGTATSIAQAKEVASEIGYPVVVRPSFVLGGRAMEIVYHEKDLEAYVAMAVEASPDKPILIDKYLEDAIEVDVDAVADGQDVVIAGIMEHVEEAGIHSGDSACVLPPITLNEPVLEEIRRNTHALAKELQVVGLMNIQYAVKNDVVYVLEVNPRASRTVPFVSKATGIPWAKVATRVMMGQKLREMGITKEVRPPYLAVKESVFPFKRFPGVDTILGPEMRSTGEVMGIDSAFGMAFAKSQMAADLQLPLEGTVFVSVRNKDKRNILYIVKRLVDLGFDIVATEGTANALIRNDIEVTRIRKVSEGRPNVVDLIKNGQIHLIINIPTPGRTPRQDEVAIRCTATAFNIPIVTTLSGAAATVNGIEALRKKRLEVRCLQEYHCLH, encoded by the coding sequence ATGCCCAGGAGAGAGGACATCCACAAGATCTTGATCATAGGCTCCGGCCCCATAGTCATTGGTCAGGCCTGCGAGTTCGACTACTCGGGAAGCCAGGCCTGCAAGGCTTTGAGGGAGGAAGGTTATCAGGTGGTGCTCATCAACAGCAACCCCGCCACCATAATGACAGATCCTGAGATGGCTGAGCGCACCTACATAGAGCCCATAGTGCCAGAGGCCGTGGAGCGAATTATCGAGAGGGAAAGACCCGATGCCCTTCTTCCCACCCTGGGGGGGCAGACCGGCCTCAACGTGGCGGTTCAGGTGGCCGAGAGCGGGGTCTTGGAGCGCTTCGGCGTGGAAATGATAGGGGCAAAGCTGGAGGCCATTAAGAAGGCCGAGAACCGGCAGCTTTTCCGGGAGGCCATGGCTCGCATAGGGTTGGATCTGCCTCGCAGCGGGCTGGCCCATTGCCTGGAAGAGGCCAGGGCCGTGGCCCAGGAGTTGGGTTTTCCAGTCATAATAAGGCCAGCCTTCACCTTGGGCGGAATAGGGGGAGGGGTGGCCTACAATCTGGAAGAATTGGAGGAGAAGGCTGCCAGGGGTCTAGAGGCGAGCATGATCCGGCAGATTCTGCTGGAAGAGTCTGTGATAGGCTGGAAAGAGTTTGAGTTGGAGGTGATGCGGGACCTCAAGGACAACGTGGTCATCATATGCTCCATAGAGAACCTGGATCCCATGGGAATACACACGGGCGACAGCATCACGGTGGCCCCGGCCCAGACCCTGACGGATTGGGAATATCAGCGCATGAGGGATGCGGCCATAGCCTGCATAAGGGAAATAGGGGTGGAGACAGGGGGTTCCAACATACAGTTCGCCATCAACCCCATGGACGGCCGTATGGTTATCATAGAGATGAATCCCAGGGTCTCCAGGAGCTCTGCCCTGGCCTCTAAGGCCACGGGTTTTCCCATAGCCAAGATAGCCGCCAAGCTGGCCGTGGGTTATACCCTGGATGAGATAGCCAATGACATCACCAGGGAGACACCTGCCTCTTTTGAGCCCACCATAGACTACTGTGTGGTGAAGATACCCAGGTTTACCTTTGAGAAGTTTCCAGGCTCGGATCCCACCCTCACCACTTCCATGAAGTCAGTGGGGGAAACCATGGCCATAGGCCGTACCTTCAAGGAAGCGCTTCAAAAGGGGCTCAGATCTTTGGAGATAGGCCGCTACGGGCTGGGCAACGACGGGAAAGACTGGCAGGTCTGGACGCCCGAGAACATCACCGAGGTATCCAGGCAGGAGACCCCTGTGCAGCTCAAGTTGCTCCAGAGGCGGCCGGATCCCAAGGCCATGACCCCCGAGGAGAGGTGGGCCAGGATAAGGGAGAAGCTCAGAATCCCCAATCCCATGAGGATCTTCTTCGTGCGTCTAGCCCTGTTGGAAGGAATGGAGGTGGAGGAGATCCACAGGCTCACCAGCATAGACCCGTGGTTCCTGCATCACATCAAACAGCTCGTGGACATGGAGAGGGAGATTCTGGCAGCCAGGCCGCAGGCAGTGGGGCGAAAGGAAGGGGAGGCTGTGGACCTGGAGACCTTGAAGGACTCCGTGGGAAAAGATCTTCTCTGGATGGCCAAGAGCTACGGCTTCTCGGATGTACAACTGGCTCACATGTGGGGCACCGAGGAGGAGACCGTAAGGCAGCTGAGGCTCTCCCTTGGGGTGGTTCCAGCTTTCAAGCTGGTGGATACCTGCGCAGCGGAATTCGAAGCCTATACCCCTTATTACTATTCCACTTATGAGCCGGTGGATGAGAGCCGGCCCTCAAATCGGCCCAAGGTCATGATATTGGGTGGAGGGCCCAACCGCATAGGCCAGGGCATAGAGTTCGACTATTGCTGTTGCCATGCTTCCTTTGCCCTAAGGGAGATGGGTTACGAGAGCATAATGGTGAACTCCAACCCAGAGACCGTCAGCACGGATTACGACACCTCCGACAGGCTGTACTTCGAGCCCCTCACCAGGGAGGATGTGCTGGCCATAGTGGAAAGGGAAAAGCCCCTGGGGCTCATTGTGCAGTTCGGGGGCCAGACCCCCTTGAATCTGGCCGTTTCCCTTCAGAAAGCCGGAGTGAGACTCCTGGGTACCTCTTCGGACAGCATAGACAGGGCCGAGGACCGGGAGAGATTCCAGGAACTGCTCAGGAAGCTGGGGCTGGTGCAGCCCGAAAACGGGACAGCCACATCCATTGCGCAAGCCAAGGAGGTGGCCTCGGAAATAGGGTACCCTGTGGTTGTAAGGCCCTCCTTTGTGCTGGGGGGAAGGGCCATGGAGATCGTATATCATGAGAAGGACCTGGAGGCCTACGTGGCAATGGCTGTGGAGGCCTCCCCGGACAAACCGATTCTCATAGACAAGTACCTGGAAGACGCCATAGAAGTGGATGTGGATGCTGTGGCGGACGGACAGGATGTGGTAATTGCCGGGATCATGGAGCATGTGGAGGAAGCGGGCATACATTCAGGAGACAGTGCCTGCGTGCTTCCTCCCATAACCCTCAATGAGCCTGTGCTGGAGGAGATCAGACGCAACACCCATGCCCTTGCCAAGGAGCTGCAGGTGGTGGGGCTCATGAACATCCAATACGCGGTCAAAAATGATGTGGTGTATGTACTGGAGGTAAATCCCAGGGCATCTCGCACGGTGCCTTTTGTGAGCAAGGCCACCGGGATCCCCTGGGCCAAGGTGGCCACCCGTGTGATGATGGGGCAGAAGCTAAGGGAAATGGGCATAACCAAGGAGGTGAGGCCTCCATATCTGGCAGTCAAGGAGTCGGTCTTCCCCTTCAAGAGGTTCCCGGGCGTGGACACCATATTGGGACCTGAAATGCGCTCCACAGGAGAGGTCATGGGCATAGACTCGGCCTTTGGAATGGCCTTTGCGAAGAGCCAGATGGCCGCTGATCTGCAACTGCCCCTTGAGGGGACGGTTTTCGTAAGCGTGAGGAACAAGGACAAGAGAAACATCCTTTACATCGTCAAGAGGCTGGTGGATTTGGGCTTTGACATAGTGGCCACCGAAGGCACGGCCAATGCGCTGATTCGAAACGACATAGAGGTGACCAGGATCCGAAAGGTCTCAGAGGGAAGGCCCAATGTGGTGGATCTAATAAAAAACGGGCAGATCCATCTCATAATCAACATACCAACCCCTGGTCGAACCCCCAGGCAGGACGAGGTGGCCATCCGCTGCACTGCCACAGCTTTCAACATCCCCATAGTCACCACCCTGAGCGGAGCTGCGGCAACGGTAAATGGCATCGAGGCCCTAAGGAAAAAGAGGCTCGAGGTGCGCTGCCTCCAGGAGTACCATTGCCTTCATTGA